One part of the Mariniflexile litorale genome encodes these proteins:
- a CDS encoding ABC transporter permease: MSHKSNSLKQLALQKFKKNFWGVFSFYFIVFVGLISVFAYALAPDNSEYANQMHLAIHSKKPGFKVTILTIPSQLETNQNSFDKLFFGKKNADTEIPISEYKVENGILTYKEYASDGLEGVEKTMLINAFPNKSTETYIKEKKFLLGTDKYGRDLLSRVLVGARISFFIGFVAVFISLVIGVFMGSVAGYFGGKVDAVIMWIINVTWSIPTLLLVIAITLALGKGFWQVFIAVGLTMWVEVARVVRGQIISAKEMQYVTAARALGFNDYRIITKHILPNIMAPVIVISAANFAAAILIESGLSFLGIGAQPPMASWGAMIKDHYNYIILGKPYLAIIPGLCIMSLVMAFMLIGNALRDALDVKD; encoded by the coding sequence ATGAGTCATAAATCAAACTCATTAAAACAATTAGCGCTCCAAAAATTTAAAAAGAATTTTTGGGGCGTTTTCAGTTTTTATTTTATAGTATTTGTTGGGTTAATATCAGTGTTTGCTTATGCGTTAGCGCCCGATAACTCAGAATATGCAAACCAAATGCATTTGGCTATTCACTCAAAAAAACCTGGGTTTAAAGTTACCATACTTACTATACCTTCTCAGTTAGAAACGAATCAAAATAGTTTTGATAAATTGTTTTTTGGAAAGAAAAATGCCGATACTGAAATCCCCATTTCAGAATATAAAGTTGAAAATGGTATATTAACTTATAAGGAATACGCATCCGATGGGTTAGAAGGTGTTGAGAAAACCATGTTAATCAATGCGTTTCCCAATAAATCAACAGAAACTTATATAAAAGAAAAAAAATTTCTTTTGGGAACCGATAAATATGGACGCGATTTGTTAAGTCGCGTTTTAGTAGGAGCAAGAATCTCATTTTTTATAGGCTTTGTGGCTGTTTTTATATCCTTAGTTATTGGTGTATTTATGGGAAGCGTTGCGGGGTATTTTGGAGGTAAAGTAGATGCTGTAATTATGTGGATTATTAATGTAACCTGGTCTATTCCAACCTTGTTGTTAGTTATTGCAATTACCTTGGCTTTAGGAAAAGGTTTTTGGCAAGTATTTATTGCTGTGGGACTTACTATGTGGGTTGAGGTAGCAAGAGTGGTGCGCGGACAAATAATAAGCGCTAAAGAAATGCAATATGTTACAGCGGCGCGTGCTTTAGGTTTCAACGATTATAGAATTATTACTAAGCATATTTTGCCTAACATTATGGCACCTGTTATTGTAATTTCAGCTGCAAATTTTGCCGCGGCTATTTTAATAGAAAGTGGCTTAAGTTTTCTTGGTATTGGTGCACAACCACCCATGGCAAGTTGGGGAGCTATGATAAAAGACCACTACAATTATATCATTCTTGGGAAACCTTATTTAGCCATTATACCAGGACTCTGTATTATGAGCTTAGTGATGGCGTTTATGCTTATTGGTAATGCGTTACGCGATGCTTTGGATGTGAAAGATTAA
- a CDS encoding FtsL-like putative cell division protein encodes MKTNIYKILKGTFLVSDDSFKNWRFIIFISALAIVMIASSHSADKKVYEIARLKNEASEMRSAFIDGRSRLMKLKMESNVMGVMQEKGIEPSAIPPKKIKVISQK; translated from the coding sequence ATGAAAACAAACATTTATAAAATATTAAAAGGCACCTTTTTGGTAAGCGATGATTCTTTTAAGAATTGGAGGTTTATCATATTTATTTCGGCTTTAGCTATAGTGATGATTGCTAGTTCGCATAGTGCTGATAAAAAAGTATACGAAATAGCGCGATTAAAAAATGAAGCAAGTGAAATGCGATCTGCCTTTATTGATGGTCGCTCTAGGCTTATGAAACTAAAAATGGAATCGAATGTGATGGGTGTTATGCAGGAAAAGGGTATAGAACCATCTGCTATTCCACCAAAAAAAATAAAAGTAATATCTCAAAAATAA
- a CDS encoding UDP-N-acetylmuramoyl-L-alanyl-D-glutamate--2,6-diaminopimelate ligase, translated as MIALKDILYKVTINAVTGSTSVGITAIDFDSRNIKSGYVFVAIKGSVSDGHKFIDVAIKQGAIAVVCEALPEVLIDGVTYIEVDNTSKALAVMASNYYEKPSENLKLVGVTGTNGKTTVASLLYQLFKKAGYKVGLLSTVKIMVNNTEYKATHTTPDSLTINKYLQAMNTEGVEFCFMEVSSHGIHQSRTEGLHFEGGIFTNLTHDHLDYHNTFSEYRDVKKSFFDALPENAFALVNTDDKNGLVMLQNTKARKYTYALKSYADYKSQILENQLGGLLLKINDAEVWTRLIGNFNAYNILAIYATAELLGLEKVETLRLISELESVSGRFQYVISNEKITAIVDYAHTPDALKNVLETINSIRTKNEELITVVGCGGDRDRTKRPKMGHIATALSSKVIFTSDNPRSEEPEAILKDIEKGVEPQNYKKALTITDRLQAIKTACQMAQPNDIILIAGKGHETYQEIKGERFDFDDFKIVQEYLNQLKK; from the coding sequence ATGATCGCACTAAAAGACATATTGTATAAAGTAACTATCAATGCTGTAACAGGTTCTACAAGTGTTGGTATAACAGCTATAGATTTCGACTCTAGAAATATTAAGAGTGGTTATGTGTTTGTTGCAATTAAAGGAAGTGTTTCAGATGGTCATAAGTTTATTGATGTAGCTATAAAACAAGGCGCAATTGCTGTGGTTTGTGAGGCTTTGCCAGAAGTGTTAATTGATGGTGTTACTTATATTGAGGTAGATAATACGAGTAAAGCCTTAGCTGTAATGGCTTCTAATTATTATGAAAAGCCTTCCGAAAATTTAAAGTTGGTTGGTGTTACGGGTACCAACGGAAAAACCACGGTTGCCAGTTTGTTGTATCAGTTATTTAAAAAAGCAGGTTATAAAGTAGGGTTGTTATCAACCGTCAAAATTATGGTGAATAATACCGAGTATAAGGCGACGCATACAACCCCCGATTCGTTAACCATAAATAAGTATTTACAAGCGATGAATACTGAAGGTGTTGAGTTCTGTTTTATGGAAGTGAGTTCACATGGTATTCATCAATCTAGAACAGAAGGGTTGCATTTTGAAGGTGGCATTTTTACCAATTTAACCCATGATCATTTAGATTATCACAACACATTTTCCGAATACCGCGATGTAAAAAAATCATTTTTTGATGCGCTTCCGGAAAATGCATTTGCACTTGTGAATACAGATGATAAGAATGGTTTGGTGATGTTGCAAAATACCAAAGCACGGAAATACACCTATGCTTTAAAAAGCTATGCGGATTATAAATCTCAAATTTTAGAAAACCAGTTAGGAGGTTTATTGTTGAAGATAAATGATGCTGAAGTTTGGACCCGCCTTATAGGTAATTTCAATGCATACAATATTTTGGCAATTTATGCGACTGCGGAATTGTTAGGGCTTGAAAAAGTGGAAACCCTACGATTAATAAGTGAATTGGAAAGCGTGAGTGGCCGTTTTCAATATGTTATTTCAAACGAAAAAATAACAGCTATTGTTGATTATGCGCATACACCTGATGCTTTAAAAAATGTCTTAGAAACCATTAATAGTATCCGTACAAAAAACGAAGAGTTGATAACTGTTGTTGGTTGTGGGGGTGATAGAGATAGAACTAAACGTCCAAAAATGGGACACATCGCTACGGCTTTAAGTAGCAAAGTTATATTCACAAGTGATAATCCCCGTAGTGAAGAACCAGAAGCTATTCTAAAAGATATTGAAAAGGGAGTAGAACCTCAAAATTATAAAAAAGCATTAACTATTACAGATAGACTTCAGGCTATAAAAACAGCTTGCCAAATGGCGCAGCCAAATGATATTATTCTTATAGCAGGGAAGGGACACGAAACTTATCAAGAAATAAAAGGAGAACGCTTTGATTTTGATGATTTTAAAATAGTGCAAGAATATTTAAACCAATTAAAAAAGTAG
- the mraZ gene encoding division/cell wall cluster transcriptional repressor MraZ yields the protein MDLLTGTYDCKVDAKGRLMMPSPLKKQLSSVLEDGFVLRRSVFQKCLELYPMKEWQVLMQKMNKLNRFNKKNNDFIRRFTAGVKIVEVDVNGRLLIPKDLTVFADISKDIVVASAINIIEIWDKDLYEQAIDDAALDFADLAEEVMGQDEDEHGIS from the coding sequence TTGGACTTATTAACAGGAACATACGATTGCAAAGTGGATGCTAAAGGTCGGTTGATGATGCCTTCTCCGCTAAAAAAGCAACTGTCTTCAGTTTTGGAGGACGGGTTTGTGTTGCGTCGTTCTGTGTTTCAAAAGTGTTTGGAGCTCTATCCGATGAAAGAATGGCAGGTGCTTATGCAAAAAATGAATAAGCTTAATCGGTTCAATAAAAAGAATAATGATTTTATTCGTCGTTTTACAGCAGGTGTTAAAATAGTAGAGGTAGATGTGAATGGGCGTTTATTAATACCTAAAGATTTAACAGTATTTGCAGATATTTCAAAAGACATTGTAGTAGCCTCCGCAATTAATATTATTGAGATTTGGGACAAAGATTTATATGAACAAGCCATTGACGATGCAGCTTTAGATTTTGCAGATTTAGCTGAAGAAGTTATGGGACAAGACGAAGATGAGCATGGAATATCATAA
- the mraY gene encoding phospho-N-acetylmuramoyl-pentapeptide-transferase, with amino-acid sequence MLYYLFDYLEKQFQIPGASLFGFITFRAAAAMILSLLISTIYGKRIIRFLQRQQVGETIRDLGLEGQQEKAGTPTMGGVIIILATLIPVLLLSKLSNVYIILLIITTLWMGVIGFIDDYIKKFKKDKEGLKGRFKVLGQVGLGIIVGATLYFNPNVTIKEKLPIEVRQQMLVDDPRVSPTKFFEEEEKSTKTTIPFVKGNEFDYADIITWISPNLKDYGWVIFIIISIILVTAVSNGANLTDGIDGLAAGTSAIIVLTLGIFAWVSGNIIFSDYLNIMYIPRVEEITIYIAAFVGALIGFLWYNTYPAQVFMGDTGSLTIGGIIAVIAIAVRKEWLIPVLCGIFLAENVSVIMQVGWFKYTKKKYGEGRRIFLMSPLHHHYQKKGYHESKIVTRFWIVGILLAILSIVTLKIR; translated from the coding sequence ATGTTATACTATTTATTTGATTATTTAGAAAAACAATTCCAAATTCCTGGAGCGTCTCTTTTTGGGTTCATCACCTTTAGAGCGGCAGCGGCTATGATTTTGTCGTTGTTAATTTCTACTATATATGGAAAACGCATCATTCGTTTTTTGCAGAGACAACAAGTAGGTGAGACTATTAGAGATTTAGGTTTAGAAGGACAACAGGAAAAAGCAGGAACGCCAACCATGGGTGGTGTCATCATCATACTAGCTACATTAATACCTGTATTGTTATTATCGAAATTGAGTAATGTTTATATCATTCTATTGATAATTACTACGCTCTGGATGGGTGTTATCGGATTTATAGACGATTATATTAAAAAATTCAAAAAAGATAAAGAAGGTTTAAAAGGGCGTTTTAAAGTACTTGGTCAAGTGGGTTTAGGGATTATTGTTGGCGCTACCTTGTATTTCAACCCAAACGTAACAATAAAGGAAAAACTGCCAATTGAAGTGCGTCAACAAATGTTGGTAGACGACCCTAGGGTGTCTCCAACTAAGTTTTTTGAAGAAGAAGAGAAATCAACCAAAACAACCATTCCGTTTGTAAAAGGAAATGAATTTGATTACGCTGATATAATAACTTGGATAAGCCCAAATTTGAAAGACTATGGTTGGGTGATATTTATTATAATTTCAATAATATTAGTTACCGCAGTTTCGAATGGAGCAAACCTAACTGACGGAATCGACGGGTTAGCAGCAGGAACTTCTGCTATTATAGTACTTACTTTAGGAATTTTTGCATGGGTATCGGGAAATATTATTTTCTCCGATTATCTCAATATTATGTATATACCAAGAGTGGAAGAAATTACCATTTACATCGCAGCTTTTGTGGGAGCACTTATTGGGTTTTTATGGTATAATACCTATCCTGCGCAAGTATTTATGGGAGATACAGGTAGTTTGACCATTGGTGGTATTATAGCGGTGATTGCTATTGCGGTTCGTAAGGAGTGGTTAATACCAGTGCTGTGTGGTATTTTTTTAGCTGAAAATGTATCGGTGATTATGCAAGTGGGGTGGTTTAAATATACCAAGAAGAAATATGGGGAAGGTCGACGCATTTTTTTAATGTCGCCACTGCATCATCACTATCAAAAAAAAGGATATCACGAAAGTAAAATAGTTACAAGGTTTTGGATTGTTGGCATATTACTAGCAATTCTTTCAATAGTAACATTGAAAATTAGATAG
- the rsmH gene encoding 16S rRNA (cytosine(1402)-N(4))-methyltransferase RsmH translates to MEYHNPVLLKETVDGLNINPDGTYVDVTFGGGGHSKEILKRLGDKGKLFAFDQDLDALKNTIDDSRFTLINENFRYIKRFLRFYGVKKVDGVLADFGVSSHQFDVAERGFSTRFEANLDMRMNQESALSAFQVVNKYEEEQLKQVFLQYGELRAAPAMAKLIVEHRESQPIITSEELKTVLKKFLPPRHENKVLAQIYQAIRIEVNQEIEALKEFLEQTPEILNERGRLSLISYHSLEDRLVKRFIRNGMFEGEPERDVYGNFEVPLKKVKGLIVPSKEEIKNNSRARSAKLRIAEKI, encoded by the coding sequence ATGGAATATCATAACCCAGTATTACTAAAAGAAACTGTTGACGGATTGAATATTAATCCAGACGGGACTTATGTGGATGTTACTTTTGGTGGCGGTGGGCATAGTAAAGAAATATTAAAGCGTCTTGGTGATAAAGGGAAGTTGTTTGCTTTCGATCAAGATCTAGATGCTCTTAAAAATACAATTGACGATTCAAGGTTTACCTTGATAAACGAAAACTTTCGTTATATAAAACGTTTTTTAAGGTTTTATGGCGTGAAGAAAGTAGATGGGGTTTTGGCTGATTTTGGTGTATCGTCACATCAGTTTGATGTCGCTGAACGCGGATTTTCAACACGTTTCGAAGCAAATTTAGATATGCGAATGAATCAGGAAAGTGCTCTATCGGCTTTTCAGGTTGTAAACAAGTATGAAGAAGAACAGTTGAAACAAGTGTTTTTACAATACGGAGAATTGAGAGCGGCGCCTGCTATGGCAAAATTAATTGTGGAGCATCGAGAGTCGCAGCCTATAATTACTAGTGAGGAATTAAAAACAGTATTGAAAAAGTTTTTGCCCCCACGACATGAAAACAAAGTATTGGCTCAAATATATCAGGCCATACGAATTGAGGTAAATCAGGAAATTGAAGCGTTAAAAGAGTTTTTAGAACAAACGCCTGAGATTTTAAATGAAAGAGGACGATTGAGTTTGATTTCTTATCATTCTTTAGAAGACAGATTGGTAAAACGCTTTATAAGAAACGGTATGTTCGAAGGGGAACCAGAACGTGATGTGTATGGGAATTTTGAAGTGCCTCTTAAAAAAGTAAAAGGTTTGATTGTGCCTTCAAAAGAAGAAATAAAAAATAATAGTAGAGCAAGAAGTGCAAAGCTTCGGATTGCTGAAAAAATATAA
- a CDS encoding penicillin-binding protein yields MFVFGLAVVFKLVSIQFFQGDKYRALASERVIKNVVIPANRGNVYSVKGNLLATSIPKYDIRFDALTPSSKIFEKYVNPLSDSLSKYSGKSSGYYQNELRKARANKNRYFLIARNVGYSDYIRLRNFPLLELGAFKGGVIVEQTTKREHPMGGIAQRSIGYERFDEKGNVTRAGIDGAFGVKYLRGIDGQRKKQQIGKGQWKPLNDANEIDPKNGYDVYTTIDVNIQDIAHHALLEQLEKYKADHGCVVVMETKTGEIRAISNLGRNNSDGYYYERLNYAVGESHEPGSTFKLMAITAALEDKVVDTSTVVDTKNGRLTFYGKHVEDSNHRGYGKITLSKAFELSSNTGMVAAIDEAYRKNPSKFIDRLYSMNLNKSLNLPIIGEGKPIVPDPRIKNGRWSGIALQWMAYGYGVSFTPLQTLTFYNAIANDGEMVKPQFLREVKEFDEVVVPFKKEIINKQICSPETVSKVKQLLKNVVEKKHGTGHKLYSENFSMAGKTGTCQKDYANKDKLSYISSFAGYFPAENPKYSCIVVIHEPDKSVGYYGADVSGPVFKKIAQKIFTDTPIIDEVKSLNVRVASVEGEYENFYKTARIYKTIMPNVVGLPAMDALALLENMQVKVKVKLEGNGIVKKQSIERNIKLKNNQVVILSAS; encoded by the coding sequence ATGTTCGTCTTTGGGCTTGCTGTGGTGTTTAAATTGGTTAGCATTCAGTTTTTTCAAGGAGATAAATATCGAGCTTTAGCTAGCGAGCGCGTCATTAAAAATGTAGTAATTCCTGCAAATAGAGGTAATGTGTATTCTGTGAAAGGGAATTTGCTTGCTACATCCATTCCTAAATACGATATTAGGTTTGATGCGTTAACGCCTTCATCAAAAATATTTGAAAAATACGTAAATCCATTAAGCGATTCACTTTCAAAATATTCAGGAAAATCTTCTGGTTATTATCAAAACGAACTTAGAAAAGCACGTGCTAATAAAAATAGGTACTTTTTAATAGCTAGAAATGTTGGGTATTCCGACTACATCCGTTTACGAAATTTTCCATTATTAGAATTAGGAGCGTTTAAAGGGGGGGTGATTGTAGAGCAAACTACCAAACGCGAACATCCTATGGGGGGGATAGCACAACGTTCCATTGGGTACGAACGTTTTGATGAAAAGGGGAATGTTACCCGAGCTGGTATTGATGGTGCTTTTGGGGTGAAATACTTACGTGGAATTGATGGGCAAAGAAAAAAACAGCAAATTGGAAAAGGGCAGTGGAAGCCCTTAAACGATGCCAATGAAATTGATCCAAAAAATGGTTACGACGTGTATACAACCATCGATGTAAATATTCAAGATATTGCACATCATGCCCTTTTAGAACAATTAGAAAAATACAAAGCAGATCATGGTTGTGTAGTTGTGATGGAAACTAAAACAGGTGAGATTCGTGCTATTTCAAATCTAGGAAGAAACAATAGTGATGGTTATTATTACGAGCGTTTAAATTATGCTGTTGGTGAAAGTCATGAGCCAGGTTCTACCTTTAAACTAATGGCTATTACTGCGGCATTGGAAGATAAAGTGGTTGATACCTCTACGGTTGTTGATACTAAAAACGGAAGACTTACTTTTTATGGCAAACATGTGGAAGATTCTAATCATAGAGGTTATGGTAAAATAACGCTATCAAAGGCTTTTGAGCTTTCTTCTAACACAGGAATGGTAGCTGCCATTGATGAAGCTTACAGAAAAAATCCCAGCAAATTTATAGATAGGCTATACTCCATGAACCTTAACAAAAGTTTGAATCTGCCCATTATAGGAGAAGGAAAGCCTATTGTACCAGACCCAAGAATTAAAAACGGGCGCTGGAGTGGGATTGCTTTGCAGTGGATGGCTTATGGTTATGGTGTGTCTTTTACCCCATTACAAACATTAACCTTTTATAACGCTATTGCCAACGATGGTGAAATGGTGAAACCACAATTTTTAAGAGAGGTAAAAGAGTTTGATGAAGTGGTTGTTCCTTTTAAAAAAGAAATAATAAACAAACAAATTTGTTCACCTGAAACCGTTTCAAAAGTGAAACAACTACTTAAAAATGTAGTGGAAAAGAAACATGGAACAGGGCATAAGTTGTATTCTGAAAATTTCTCGATGGCAGGAAAAACAGGTACGTGTCAAAAAGATTATGCCAATAAGGATAAGCTGAGTTACATCTCATCGTTTGCAGGTTATTTTCCTGCTGAAAACCCAAAGTATTCTTGTATTGTGGTTATTCATGAACCCGATAAAAGCGTCGGTTATTATGGGGCTGATGTGTCTGGTCCTGTATTTAAAAAGATAGCTCAAAAAATATTTACCGATACACCAATTATAGATGAGGTAAAATCTTTAAATGTGAGAGTAGCTTCAGTAGAAGGCGAATATGAGAATTTTTATAAAACCGCTCGAATATACAAAACCATTATGCCAAATGTGGTGGGGTTACCTGCAATGGATGCTTTGGCTCTGTTAGAGAATATGCAGGTTAAAGTTAAAGTGAAATTAGAAGGAAATGGTATTGTTAAAAAGCAATCCATAGAACGAAATATAAAGTTAAAGAATAATCAAGTAGTCATTTTATCAGCTTCATGA
- a CDS encoding alpha/beta hydrolase, which yields MTHRLKKEKDYSYIEAGEGTPIIVLHGLMGGLSNFDSVIKYFSQKGYKVIIPELPIYTMSLLKTNVKSFAKYLHDFIEFKGYEEVILLGNSLGGHIGLYHTKQFPEKVKALIITGSSGLYESAMGGGYTKRSDYEVIKKKAQYVFHDPAVATKEIVDEVYETVNDRNKLIKTLAIAKSAIRHNMAKDLPKMNTPTCIIWGKNDNVTPPEVAVEFDSLLPDSELFWIDKCGHAAMMEHPDEFNQILDAWLQKRGI from the coding sequence ATGACGCATCGTTTAAAAAAAGAGAAGGATTACAGCTACATTGAGGCTGGTGAAGGCACGCCAATTATAGTATTACACGGATTAATGGGTGGCTTAAGTAATTTTGATTCCGTAATTAAATATTTTAGCCAAAAAGGATATAAAGTTATCATTCCTGAGCTCCCTATTTACACCATGTCTTTACTAAAAACTAATGTAAAAAGCTTTGCCAAATACTTACACGACTTTATAGAATTTAAGGGGTACGAGGAAGTTATTTTATTAGGAAATTCCTTAGGAGGTCACATTGGCTTATATCATACAAAACAGTTTCCTGAAAAAGTAAAAGCATTGATTATAACTGGAAGCTCTGGTCTTTACGAAAGCGCAATGGGTGGCGGCTACACCAAACGCAGCGATTATGAGGTTATTAAAAAGAAAGCACAATATGTTTTTCACGATCCTGCCGTAGCTACTAAAGAAATTGTAGATGAAGTTTACGAAACCGTAAACGACCGTAACAAGCTTATAAAAACATTAGCCATTGCTAAAAGTGCCATTCGACACAATATGGCTAAAGATTTACCAAAAATGAATACACCTACATGCATAATTTGGGGGAAAAACGATAACGTAACACCACCAGAAGTCGCTGTAGAATTTGACAGTCTTTTACCTGATTCTGAATTATTTTGGATTGATAAATGCGGACATGCAGCAATGATGGAACATCCTGACGAGTTTAACCAAATTCTTGATGCTTGGTTACAAAAAAGAGGTATTTAA
- the murD gene encoding UDP-N-acetylmuramoyl-L-alanine--D-glutamate ligase: MKRLVVLGGGESGVGTALLGKAKGFDVFVSDKGKIKEKYKEVLIHNEIEWEDETHTEAKILNADIVMKSPGIPDKVALVKQIHEKGILVVSEIEFASKYTNATIVGITGSNGKTTTATLTNHLLKQELKVGLAGNIGDSFAKQILEKDYPNYVLEISSFQLDDIVDFKPKIAVITNITPDHLDRYDYKFENYIASKFRIAENQTKDDYLIYDADDEVLTSWLGSHPVQSTLLPFSLVKTIENGAYLDKENIIITIDNDKIIMPTRSLTLEGKHNVKNAMAASTVAHLLKIRKQTIRESLENFQGVEHRLEQVLKINKVQYINDSKATNVNATYYALESMDAPTVWIVGGVDKGNNYEELFPFVNEKVKAIICLGVDNEKLLKAFGNMVDVIVETQFMSEAVKIAYKLAESGDNVLLSPACASFDLFENYEDRGRQFKDAIRNL, encoded by the coding sequence ATGAAAAGGCTTGTTGTTCTTGGTGGAGGAGAAAGCGGTGTAGGAACAGCGCTTTTAGGAAAGGCAAAAGGGTTCGATGTTTTTGTTTCCGATAAGGGAAAAATAAAAGAAAAATATAAAGAAGTTCTTATACATAATGAGATTGAATGGGAAGATGAAACGCATACAGAAGCAAAAATTCTGAATGCCGACATTGTAATGAAAAGTCCTGGTATTCCTGATAAGGTAGCTTTGGTAAAGCAGATTCACGAGAAAGGGATTTTGGTAGTTTCAGAGATTGAATTTGCCTCTAAATATACCAATGCAACTATCGTTGGAATTACAGGAAGTAATGGAAAAACAACCACGGCAACCTTGACAAATCACCTTTTAAAACAAGAGTTAAAAGTGGGGTTGGCAGGTAATATTGGGGACAGTTTTGCTAAACAAATTTTGGAAAAAGACTATCCAAATTATGTGTTGGAGATTAGTAGTTTTCAATTGGATGACATAGTTGATTTTAAACCAAAAATAGCCGTAATAACAAACATTACACCCGACCATTTAGATCGATATGATTACAAATTTGAAAATTATATCGCTTCAAAATTCAGAATTGCAGAAAATCAAACGAAAGACGATTATTTGATATATGATGCTGATGATGAAGTATTAACAAGTTGGTTAGGGAGTCATCCAGTTCAATCCACATTATTGCCGTTTTCATTAGTTAAAACTATAGAAAATGGTGCGTATTTAGATAAAGAAAATATAATAATAACAATAGATAACGATAAAATAATTATGCCTACAAGAAGTCTTACTTTAGAAGGAAAACACAATGTTAAAAATGCCATGGCAGCTTCTACTGTAGCGCATTTACTGAAAATTAGAAAACAAACCATACGCGAGAGTCTTGAAAATTTTCAAGGTGTTGAGCATCGTTTAGAGCAAGTGCTTAAAATTAATAAAGTGCAATACATAAACGATTCTAAAGCGACCAATGTTAATGCGACGTATTATGCTTTAGAAAGTATGGATGCACCAACGGTTTGGATTGTAGGTGGCGTGGATAAAGGTAATAATTACGAGGAATTATTTCCGTTTGTTAACGAAAAAGTAAAAGCCATTATTTGTTTAGGAGTGGATAATGAAAAGCTTTTGAAGGCTTTTGGAAATATGGTAGATGTTATTGTGGAGACTCAGTTTATGAGTGAAGCTGTTAAAATAGCTTACAAGTTGGCGGAGTCGGGTGATAATGTATTGTTGTCGCCAGCATGTGCGAGTTTTGATTTATTCGAAAACTATGAAGATAGAGGTCGTCAATTTAAAGACGCTATAAGAAATTTATAA
- the yihA gene encoding ribosome biogenesis GTP-binding protein YihA/YsxC, translating to MHIKSAEFVMSNSDVAKCPKGLLPEYAFIGRSNVGKSSLINMLTSRKSLAKTSGRPGKTQLINHFLINKNWHLVDLPGYGYARVSKNAKKTFQKFITQYFNLREQLINAFILVDIRHTPQPIDLEFMQWLGENGIPFSIIFTKADKLKPNAILRHVEDYKKVLLETWEEVPNYFITSSSNEAGKDDVLRYIDELNNNMELDTI from the coding sequence ATGCATATAAAATCGGCCGAATTTGTAATGAGTAATTCCGATGTGGCAAAATGCCCCAAAGGATTACTACCCGAATACGCATTTATTGGTAGAAGTAACGTTGGCAAATCATCACTTATAAATATGCTAACCAGCCGAAAAAGCTTAGCAAAAACTTCGGGCAGGCCTGGAAAAACACAACTTATAAATCATTTTTTAATTAATAAAAATTGGCATTTGGTAGATTTACCGGGTTATGGTTATGCTCGTGTTTCAAAAAATGCCAAAAAGACTTTTCAAAAATTCATTACCCAATATTTCAACTTACGCGAGCAATTAATAAATGCTTTTATTTTAGTTGACATTCGTCACACACCACAACCCATCGATTTAGAATTTATGCAGTGGCTGGGTGAAAACGGCATCCCGTTTTCAATAATTTTCACCAAAGCAGACAAATTAAAACCCAATGCAATTTTAAGACATGTTGAAGACTACAAAAAAGTGCTTTTAGAAACTTGGGAAGAGGTACCTAATTACTTCATTACCTCATCAAGCAACGAAGCAGGAAAAGATGATGTTTTGAGATATATCGATGAGTTGAACAACAATATGGAACTGGATACTATTTAA